The genome window CATTCTTTTTGTATAAAAGGTTTAATCCCTTTGCCGGTATGGCTATGGGCCGTATGGGCGGCAGAATGGGCGGGCATATGATGGGCGAAGGCATGATGCGTATGTGGGATGATAATAACGGTTCTTCAGGAGATTATTATATCGGTGTCTTACTGAACAAAAGGGAGTACTCCTCAATACTTCAAAAGTCGATTGTTGATGTTTCTCAGGTGATTATCCTGGGGATTCTGCTTGTGATTATTTTCTTTTACAGTGTCAGAATTATCGGTGAATATGAGCGAAAAAGCAGAAAACTGCAGCTGGCTGAAAAAGAAGCCGAAATCGGTAAATTTGCCAATGTCCTGGCGCATGAAATTAAAAATCCCCTGAGTTCCATGAAAGGGCTAATAAATTATTCTGCAAAAAAAATTCAAAGTCCGGAACTTTCTGAATACCTTTTTCAGTCGCTTGAAGAAATAGACAGGCTTAATAAAATAGTGAATGACTTTTTAAGTTACGGAAGGGACATGGTATTAGAGTTTCAAAAACTTGACCTTGAAAAGCTTATTCACCATATAATTGAGCTGCTGGGATATGATATAAAAGCCAAAGGTTTGACTGTTAATGTTGAAGGCAGCTCTTTTGAAATTTATGCTGATAAAGACAAGCTTATGCAGGCGGTTATGAATCTTATTATTAACGCGGTTCAGGGTGCCCCTGACAATTCAGATATTTATATAAAACTGGATAAGAAAGCCAAAAGAGCTGAGATTATCAATGAGGTTAAAAGTAAGCTCAGGGTAAATTCTGAAAAACTGTTCGAACCTTTTTATACGGAAAAATCAAAAGGTACGGGTCTGGGCTTGGCTGTAGCCAAAAAAATATTGATGTTGCATCAAGGGAAAGTTAATGTAATAAGTACCGACCCTTTTGTTGTGGAGATGGATTTTTCAGGGCAGAGTGAAAAGGATTTTAAAAATGGATAAAAAGATTCTTATTGTAGATGATGAGAAAAATCACAGACTTATGCTCAAAATACATCTGGCAGATGAGGGGTTTGAAGTTTTAGAGGCTGAAAATGGTGTTGAAGCTCTGCAGTTAATAGATGAAAGTGATTTTGATCTGATTCTGCTGGATATAAAAATGGATATTATGGACGGGTTCACTTTTCTTTCACATATGAGACAGAAAGATCTGCATATTCCCGTTATTGTTATAACGGCATTTTCAAATGTCAAAACGGCTGTACAGGCAATGAAACTTGGTGCTGTTGATTTTATATCCAAACCTGTTGATACGGATAATTTACTGGATTTGGTAAAAAACAATCTTAAGACAAGGTCGGATAAAAGTGTATCCGGAGCTGATAATGTTCTTAAAGATTATGTTTTTGATGGCGTATATTCTGAAGAAGGGCTGGGAAAAATTATCGAAATGCTGAAAATGGTGGCACCTACCGATGCTACGGTTCTTATTACCGGAGAATCGGGGACCGGCAAGGAATTGGTTGCCAAATCAATTCACGATAATTCCCACAGGAAAAACGGCCCTTTTCTTGCGGTGAACTGTGCTGCACTTAATGAAAATTTAATCGAAAGCGAAATGTTTGGTCATGAAAAAGGGGCATTTACCGGAGCAGTCTCCCAGAAAAAAGGGAAATTCGAACTTGCAGATAAAGGCACCCTGTTTCTGGATGAGGTTGCCGAGCTCCCTTTACCCACACAGGCAAAACTTCTCAGGGCTTTGCAGGAGAAGGTTTTTGAAAGAGTTGGCGGAGAAAAAAGTATAAGAACGAATGTGAGAATTGTTGCCGCAACCAACAGAAATATTAAAGAGATGGTTAATGAAGGCGGTTTCAGAGAAGATTTGTTTTTCCGTCTTAATGTGTTTCCCATAAATCTGCCACCTTTAAGGGAGCGAAAATCGGAAATCCCAATGCTTGTCAAATTTTTCATAGATAAATATTCCCATTCGTTTAACAAGCTTATCAGGGGTTATACTGACAGTTATATGCAAAAGCTTATGAGGTTTGATTTTACCGGTAATATCAGGGAATTGTCCAACCTTGTGGAGAGAAGTATTATACTGTGTACTTCTGATAAACTGGATGCAGTCCATCTGCCGGAGCCTGAACATTCAGATTTTTCGGAAGACAGTGCAATGGATGTCAGAGGAAATGAAAGAAACTTAATTGCAAAGGCACTGAAACAGACTAACGGGAATAAAACGAAAGCTGCCGAAATACTGGGAATTTCCAGAAGGACACTGCATAATAAAATAAAAGAATACGAGATTGAGGTGTGAAATGGCTGAAAAGTTATGGGGTGGCAGATTTTCTTTGTCCACGCATAAACTGGCGGAAGAATTCAATGCTTCCATCAACTTTGACAGGAAATTGTATAGATTTGACATAAAAGGTAGCATTGCTCATGTGGAAATGCTGGCAAAACAAAGGATAATTGCCGAAGACGAAGCAAGGCAGATAAAAGATGGGCTTGAAAAGATAGAAGCGGAGATAGAGGAAGGGAATTTCGAATTCCGCGACGCAGATGAAGATATTCATATGGCTATTGAAAAGAGGCTGCACGAATTGATCGGTCCTGTTGCAGGCAAACTTCATACAGCCAGGAGCAGAAATGATCAGGTTGCTACGGATTTCAGGATGTATTTAAGAGAGAGGGTTGATGAGATCAGTGAATGCTTAAGGGAGCTTATGCAGGTTATTGTAGATAAATCAAGGGAAAAGATAGATGTGGTGATGCCGGGGTATACGCATCTGCAGACGGCTCAGCCTGTGCTGTTTTCACATTATGCCATGGCTTATTTTCAAATGTTTAAAAGGGATTTTCTGCGTTTTAAAGATTTACGCGAAAGAATGAATGAGTGCCCTCTGGGTGCAGGTGCTCTGGCCGGAACAACTTTTGATATCGACCGTGATTACACAGCAGAAAAATTAGGTTTTGACAAACCAACCTCAAACAGCCTGGATTCTGTGAGTGACAGGGATTTTGCTCTGGAGTTTCTTTCAGCAGCATCTATTTGCGGAATGCATCTGTCCAGAATTTCCGAGGAGATGATAATTTTTTCCAGCGCTGAGTTTGCTTTTCTGGATTTGCCCGATGATTTTTGCACGGGAAGCAGCATTATGCCCCAAAAAAAGAATCCCGATATGCCTGAATTGATAAGAGGTAAAACGGGAAGGCTGTACGGAAATATGATAAGTCTGTTTACAACATTAAAGGGGCTTCCCCTTGCTTATAACAAGGATATGCAGGAGGACAAGGAGCCCGTTTTTGACAGTGTGGAAACGTTAATATCTTCTTTGAGAATCTTTACGGAAATGTTTGCAAAAATGAAGCTGAACGAGAAAAAAATGGAAAAGGCTGCCGGCGGCGGATTTTCAACGGCTACGGATTTGGCTGATTATCTGGTCAGAAAAGGTATGCCTTTCAGAGAAGCTCATAATGCAGTGGGGAAAACAGTAGCATATGCACTTTCCAAAAATAAAGGTCTGGAAGATTTAGAAATGGAAGAATTCAGACAGTTTTCACGTGTGATAGAGGGTGATATTTTTGAATATGTGGTTGTTGCAAAGTCAGTAGACAGCAGGAAAGCTAAAGGGGGGACGGCTAAAATCTCAGTTTTGCAGCAGATAAAGGAAGCTGAGGAGTTTTTAACGTGAAAAGATTTGTTTTGGTTGTATTAATTGCGGTGTCAGTGTTTGCCTGCGGCAAGAAAACAAGACCTGTCTCAAAAGATTCTTTCAACCTGCCCCTGCCTGCAGAGCGTTCGGCTAAAATCACTGAGAAAGGAATGAAAATTGCAAATATTTCCGATGAGTATGTGATGTTTGCAGAAAAGGCCGGGTACGATGATAAAGGATGTTTGCAAAAATTCACTTTTTTATCCCGCCTTAAACCGGAAGAATCTTTTCTGGATAAAGGTGTGAAGCAGGGTAACAGATATGTTTACCGGCTTTCTTATTATGACAGATTTTTAGAGGTATATTCGGAAAAAAAGAATGTGATTGTCACGTACAGCAAGCCTATTGAGATTAAAACGTTTGATTATAGGATAACTGATGCAGTGAAAGCTCAGCTGGAAATAACGTATCCGGATAATCTTGAGTATTACGAACTGTATGTGAACGGCAGAAAATTATACGAAGGAAGGAAGGATAACTTAACAGCGGCATTGTTAAACGGAGAAGTCAACAACATCGAAATCATACCCTATGATATTTACGGAAACAAAGGCAGTGTTTTTACAACCAAAATTGATCTGACTGCCGGAAAGTTTATTCCTGCTCCCCGGCGTTTGCGCAGCATAGTGAGAAATACTTTTGTAATGATCTCATGGGAATCAGTGGAAAAGGCAGAAAAATACAAGTTTTATATTAATCAAGGGAACGGATTCGTAATGAAGGCAGAAGTGGAAACAAATTTTTACCGTTATGAAAATAAACCGGAAAAGTGTGTGAAGTTTGGAATAAAAGCTGCAGCCGGAAAAGCAGAATCTGAGATGTCCGTATTGAATGTCTGCCCGTGATTGAAATTTTTCAAACAGGTTGAAAATATTATGAATATGAATATAATCATTTCCCTGCTTATAAGTAACAATTTTTGAGGTGAATAATGTTAACAATTTTAATCAGTTTTATTGTATCGGGATTAATAAGTGTCGGGGTTTATTTCCTTTCATATAACTACTTTCTTGCTGGTCTTGTTGGTGTGCTACTTCTGCTGGGTGCAAATTTTGTTGTGGGTAAGCGTTTCCTCAATAAATTAACAGCACTTTTTAAGACTGTTGAAAAGGATATGAAAGCTGGTAGATATGATAAAGCCATATCAAGGCTTAAAGACGGTTATAAATACTCCAAATGGCAGATTTTTGTCAAAGAGCAGATAAACTCGCAGATCGGTATAATTTATTACATGAAGAAGGATTTTAAAACCGCCAAAGAATATCTGGAGAAAGGCTTTTCCAAAAACTGGCTGGGCATGTGTATGCTTGCAACAATGTATTTTAAAGAAAAGAATTATGAGAAAGTGGAAAAGGTTATGGAGAAAGCTGTCAGAGGAGCCAAAAAAGAAGGTTTTGTTTACAGTGTCTATGCGTATTTCTTAACGGAGATGGGAAGAAGGGACAAAGCTATACAGATTTTGCAAAAAGGCAGCAACAAAGCCCCTCTGGATGAAAAACTTGAATCCAATCTTGAAGCTCTGAAAAACCGTAAAAAGATGAAAATGCAGAATTATGGTGCTATGTGGATGCAGTTGAACATTGACAAAATGCCCCAAGGGGTAAAACCCTATCAGATGCTGTTAAACAGACAGAAAATAAAACGGAAATAGGATGCTTAAAGACGTTCAGAGTCTTAACGACGACAGAAATCTTTCCATAGATAAGGTTGGAATTAAAGATATACTTTATCCCATTGTCGTCAAAGATAAAAATAAGGGGAAACAACACACTGTTGCCCGTATAGATATGTTTGTCAAGCTGCCTCACAGCTTTAAAGGCACCCATATGTCCCGTTTTGTGGAAATTCTTAATAACTATAAGGCAGATATAGACATCAGGTCTTTCGGGGACATTTTGGATGACATGATGGGAGTACTGGATTCCGAGGTGGCTGGTGTGGAAGTAAGGTTTCCGTATTTTATTGAAAAGAAGGCTCCGGTATCTAATCTTCCATCCTTAATGGATTATGAATGCGAATACACAGGATATGCAACAAAAAGTGAGAAAGATTTCGTCACAACTGTGAAGGTTCCCGTCGTTTCCGTTTGTCCTTGTTCCAGGGAAATTAGCAGTGCAGGGGCTCATAATCAGAGAAGTTATGTAAAAATAAAGGTCAGATATAACAAAATGGTTTGGATTGAAGATCTGGTTAATATTGCAGAATGCAGTGCAAGTGCGCCGATATATTCACTGCTTAAACGTGAGGACGAAAAGTATATAACAGAAACTTCCTACGCAAATCCGGTTTTTGTTGAGGATATAGTAAGGAATATAGCTGAGAAACTCCTTGAAGATGACAGAATAACATGGTTTGAAGTATCCAGTGACAATATGGAGAGCATACACAACCATTCGGCATATGCTCTCATTTCAAGAGATAAAAGAAAAAATTAATCTTAGCTCCCAAATCTTTTGTATTTTTGATAGCGTTATAAAGTCAACTGTTGAGTGGACGGACACAGCATCAAACCTATAACCTATCACCCATTACCCATCACGCTTCACGCATTACGTGTCACTCTTCACGGTGTCACGCATCACGGTATCTATCATTCATCATTCTCCCTCTGTATGCTTTACATGCACATCCATTTGGGGATATGGAATGGATATTCCGTTTTTCTTAAAAGCTTCATTAATTTGAGCCAGCATGCTGAATTTTAACGGCCAGTAATCGCTTGATTTCACCCATGGTCTGAATATTAATATAATTCCGTTTGCTCCAAGTTCAGTCAATTCGATCTGAGGCTCAGGCTCACTCAAGACTCTGGAATCAGAATCTGCAAGCTCTTTTAAAATTTGTTTGGTTTTTTCAACATCATCCTGATAATCTATTTCAACGGTCAGATCCAGTCTTCTGGTGTCGTAAGCTCCGTAATTTGTTATGCTGGAGCTGGTTATGCTTGAGTTTGGGATAAATATCTTTTTATTGTCCGGTGTCACCATCTCTGTCTGGAAAAGGCTGACTTTTTCGATTGTGCCGCCTATTCCTGCAGCCTCGACGTAGTCCCCAACTTTGAAAGGTCTGTTGAAAAGCAGCAATATACCTGAGCCCAGGTTGGCAAGATTGCTCTGGAGTGACAAGCCTATGGCGAGAGTTGCGGCACCAAGTACGGCAATCAGAGAGGTGGCTTTAACACCAAGATTGTTTAGTGCAATAATTATGACGATAATCATTGCAAGTATGTAGGTTAAATCACCCAGAAAATTGGAAAGGGTTTGATCTACATTACCTCTGGCAGTTAATTTGCCTATAAGTCTTTTTAACCACTTTGCCGCTATTTTTCCGACAAAAAATATTACTATTGCCAGTATGATTTTAAGGCCATAAGTTGTTGCGTATTCGCTAATTAGCTGAATGTTCATGAAGACCTCCTGTTAATAAATATGAACTCAGGTTCATGTTAAATGATAATGCTTAATTGTCTTAAATACAACATTTTTCCTCGACAAGCGTTTGAAAATTATTAATATATACCCTATGAGTTTGAAATGGTGTGAAAACTGTCAGCAATACACTGATGTGGAAAAGGTAACACAGACACCCGGGATTTTTTTGGTAATTGCGATGGTCATATTTTTCATGCCTGTTATAGGAACATTTGTGGGAATTCCTTCCCTTATTATTACTTTTCTATGGTGGCTCAATACTCCTGTTAAATGCACCAAATGCGGAAGCAGAAATATAAAAAAAATAAAGGAACACGAAAAGCCTTCTGAAAATGTACTTATTGCCAGGAAATACGAAGAAAAAATCAATAATCATAATAATGATCCAAACTAAATTTTTGAAATAGTTATTGATTTTTGGGCACGGTATAACTATCATTTTTCCTGAAAATATTTATATGCAGGGTTGGTCATCCTTTAAAGAGGTCTTATATGTTTGGTTTGGGTATGACAGAAGTAATTTTAATACTGGTTTTGGCATTGATAGTGGTAGGTCCGAAAAAACTGCCGGAAGTTGCTAAAGCACTCGGAAAAGGTTTTGCTGAGTTTAAAAAAGTGATGAACGACTTTAAGGATGCAGTGAATATAGATGATATTGACGAATCATCCTCTTCATCTTCCCGCTCGAAAAATAGTGATATTTCAGAGGTTTATAAAAACAAATGGCAGCAGGATATACTGCAGGCCGAAGAAGAAAACAGCGATCAAAAAAGTATAAATAATGATGATAAAGGCGAGAAAGACGGAACTACGAAAAAATCAGAAGAATCCGACGAAAACGTAAAACGTGAAAGCAGGGAAACCTAATGGCGGGAATCGAAGATAAAATACCTTTGACTGCCCATCTTGAAGAACTCCGGTCCAGAATCATAAAAATAGTAATTTTACTGGTTATCATTTTTTCTTTTTGCTACTGGCAGAGTGAATTCCTGTTGGAATTTGTCACAAAACCTGTTGTTAAACATCTGCCACCTGATTCAAGCATGGCGATGCTCAAACTTACTGAAGGTTTTTTCACGGAACTAAAACTGTCGCTGATGGCGGCTGTTTTTTTCGGTATGCCGTATATCCTTTATCAGCTGTGGAAGTTTGTGGCTCCCGGTCTTTATGCTCACGAAAAAAAATATGTGGTTAGTTTTGTTATTGTATCATCACTTTTGTTTTTTCTCGGTGCTGCTTTTGCCTATTATATAGTTTTTCCTTTTGGTTTTAAATTTTTCCTTAACTATGCCAAAGGTGATGTTATCGCATCGCTTTCGCTGCAATGGTATCTTTCTTTTGTTGTCCGTCTTATACTGGGATTCGGTATTATCTTTGAACTGCCGGTTTTTGTTCTGTTTTTGTCAAAAATGGGCCTTATAACGGCTGATTTTATGAAAAAAAACAGACGCTATGCAATTGTTATACTGTTCATCGCTGCGGCGATTTTTACGCCGCCGGATGTTTTTACTCAGCTGATGATGGCAGGCCCTCTTATCCTGCTCTATGAAATAAGTGTTTTTGTTGCCAAAATATTCGGCAGAAAAAGCGATTTGAATGAGGAAGATATATATGAGTGAAGATCTTAAGGATAAATTCGGACGGAGCTATAAATATCTGCGCATATCCGTCACCGACCGATGCAATTTCAAATGCAAATACTGCATTCCCAACGACAATTTTCAGTACCTATCACATAACAAGATACTCAGCTATGAGGAAATGCTTCTGGCTGTCGAGGCTTTCTCCCAGCTGGGAGTCAATAAGGTAAGGATAACAGGAGGGGAGCCTCTTGTCAGAAAAAACATTTCATTCTTTCTGAAAAAAGTGAAAGATATTACCGGTATCAGGGAAGTTACTCTTACTACAAACGGTTCACTTTTGCACAAATTTGCAAAGGATATACATGAAGCTGGAATTAACCGTATTAATGTAAGTCTTGATTCTCTTCGTGAAGACAGGTACTCCTATATTACCGGTGGTTTTGACCTTAAAACCATTATAAACGGCATTAATATTGCAAAAGAAGAAGGTATAAAGCCCATTAAAGTTAATACTGTCGTTATTCGCGGCTTTAATGATGATGAAATAATAGATTTCTGTGATTTTGCCTCCGATAATGATATTGTTGTCCGCTTCATAGAGTTTATGCCCATCGGAAATTCAGCGGGATGGCACAAGGATAATATTATTACAGGTAAAGAGATAATTGATATAGTATCCAAAAAATACAATCTGGAAAAGGTTCAAAGAAAAGCTTTGGATGGCCCCGCCAAGAATTTTAAACTTTCCGGAGGCGGCATGATTGGGGTGATCACACCGATATCGCAGCATTTTTGTTCTGAATGTGACAAAATAAGACTCACTGCAGACGGTAAAATAAGGCCGTGTCTTTTGTCAGACGATGAGGTGGATGTAAGGGAAGTAATCAGAAACGGTGGTATTGAGGATATAAAAAGTAAAATCAGGGAGAGTCTTAATATTAAACAGGAAGAACATCATTTGAGCAACAGAAGCTGCAGAGATCTCTATAAAAGAACGATGTCCAAGATAGGAGGTTGATATCAATATCAAATACGGTAAAGAAACCATCTTTTTTAACAGTGATAGGAATATTGAAACGCTGGACAGAGATTTTAACGAACCGGTCTTAACCAGCCGGGATATTTTTTATAAGATTAACTCAAATCCACATTACAGCGAAGGAATAGATGAAATTTTACAAAAGGCATCTTCGGTTTTAATAATATTACCCGATATAACAAGAAAATCAGGAGCATGCTTTTTTCTGAAAGAGCTTATCGACAGAATTGAGTCATACGGAAAAACATTTTCTTTTATATTTGCTGTGGGTACTCACAGACCACTTACCGTTGACGAAAAAAGGGAAATTTTAACGGATGAAGTATACGAAAAATATTCACAACATATTATAAATCACGATCCGGATGATACAGAAAGTATGACATATTATGGTAAGACGAAACACACCACTCCCGTACTTCTGAATAATGCATATTTTGATCACGATACAATAATTCCAATCGCTTCGGTAAGCTATCACTATTTTGCAGGTTTTGGAGGAGCAAGGAAGATGATTCTGCCCGGGATAGCTTCCCGTAAGAGTGCCATGAACAATCACAAACTGGCTCTGGATGAAAGAGCAAAGAAAAGGCATCCTTATGCCTGTACCGGTAACTTAAAACAAAACCCTGTTCACGATGATATTGTTGAGGCAGTTATGATTGCAAGGGCAGGGAAAAACTTTTTTGCCATAAATACGATTTTGAATGAAAATGGTGAGATTGTGGATGTGGAAGGCGGTGATCTGTTTATCTCGCATATAAAAGCCTGTGAGCGTTTAAAGGAGCTAACAAAGGTTGAAGTGTCTGACAAATACGATATTGTTATATGTTCCTGTGGAGGATTTCCTAAAGATATAAATATGATACAGGCTCAGAAATCGATAGACAGGGTTAAAAGTATTGTACGCGATGGCGGGAAAATTATTTTCTTTGCTGAATGCAAGGACGGTTATGGTAATGAAACATTTGAAAATTTTTTTGATTATTCTTCCACATCAGAAATGGCTGAAAAGCTTTTTGATGAATACAGAATAAACCGGCAGACTGCTTTTAATCTACGGAATATTACAGAACACTT of Flexistipes sp. contains these proteins:
- a CDS encoding ATP-binding protein encodes the protein MGRYSRHLKIVLLIAIILTITTVILSVSSSLQSLKRYKENLVNFSEFVMRSFESGNRAFMMNEQFSRRTIEQFARDISKQEIIEDIVVYSESGKVILSVGDRKPSSYQGLVGRHSDNIEMVELDESFFLYKRFNPFAGMAMGRMGGRMGGHMMGEGMMRMWDDNNGSSGDYYIGVLLNKREYSSILQKSIVDVSQVIILGILLVIIFFYSVRIIGEYERKSRKLQLAEKEAEIGKFANVLAHEIKNPLSSMKGLINYSAKKIQSPELSEYLFQSLEEIDRLNKIVNDFLSYGRDMVLEFQKLDLEKLIHHIIELLGYDIKAKGLTVNVEGSSFEIYADKDKLMQAVMNLIINAVQGAPDNSDIYIKLDKKAKRAEIINEVKSKLRVNSEKLFEPFYTEKSKGTGLGLAVAKKILMLHQGKVNVISTDPFVVEMDFSGQSEKDFKNG
- a CDS encoding sigma-54-dependent transcriptional regulator, which codes for MDKKILIVDDEKNHRLMLKIHLADEGFEVLEAENGVEALQLIDESDFDLILLDIKMDIMDGFTFLSHMRQKDLHIPVIVITAFSNVKTAVQAMKLGAVDFISKPVDTDNLLDLVKNNLKTRSDKSVSGADNVLKDYVFDGVYSEEGLGKIIEMLKMVAPTDATVLITGESGTGKELVAKSIHDNSHRKNGPFLAVNCAALNENLIESEMFGHEKGAFTGAVSQKKGKFELADKGTLFLDEVAELPLPTQAKLLRALQEKVFERVGGEKSIRTNVRIVAATNRNIKEMVNEGGFREDLFFRLNVFPINLPPLRERKSEIPMLVKFFIDKYSHSFNKLIRGYTDSYMQKLMRFDFTGNIRELSNLVERSIILCTSDKLDAVHLPEPEHSDFSEDSAMDVRGNERNLIAKALKQTNGNKTKAAEILGISRRTLHNKIKEYEIEV
- the argH gene encoding argininosuccinate lyase, whose product is MAEKLWGGRFSLSTHKLAEEFNASINFDRKLYRFDIKGSIAHVEMLAKQRIIAEDEARQIKDGLEKIEAEIEEGNFEFRDADEDIHMAIEKRLHELIGPVAGKLHTARSRNDQVATDFRMYLRERVDEISECLRELMQVIVDKSREKIDVVMPGYTHLQTAQPVLFSHYAMAYFQMFKRDFLRFKDLRERMNECPLGAGALAGTTFDIDRDYTAEKLGFDKPTSNSLDSVSDRDFALEFLSAASICGMHLSRISEEMIIFSSAEFAFLDLPDDFCTGSSIMPQKKNPDMPELIRGKTGRLYGNMISLFTTLKGLPLAYNKDMQEDKEPVFDSVETLISSLRIFTEMFAKMKLNEKKMEKAAGGGFSTATDLADYLVRKGMPFREAHNAVGKTVAYALSKNKGLEDLEMEEFRQFSRVIEGDIFEYVVVAKSVDSRKAKGGTAKISVLQQIKEAEEFLT
- a CDS encoding tetratricopeptide repeat protein; translation: MLTILISFIVSGLISVGVYFLSYNYFLAGLVGVLLLLGANFVVGKRFLNKLTALFKTVEKDMKAGRYDKAISRLKDGYKYSKWQIFVKEQINSQIGIIYYMKKDFKTAKEYLEKGFSKNWLGMCMLATMYFKEKNYEKVEKVMEKAVRGAKKEGFVYSVYAYFLTEMGRRDKAIQILQKGSNKAPLDEKLESNLEALKNRKKMKMQNYGAMWMQLNIDKMPQGVKPYQMLLNRQKIKRK
- the folE2 gene encoding GTP cyclohydrolase FolE2: MLKDVQSLNDDRNLSIDKVGIKDILYPIVVKDKNKGKQHTVARIDMFVKLPHSFKGTHMSRFVEILNNYKADIDIRSFGDILDDMMGVLDSEVAGVEVRFPYFIEKKAPVSNLPSLMDYECEYTGYATKSEKDFVTTVKVPVVSVCPCSREISSAGAHNQRSYVKIKVRYNKMVWIEDLVNIAECSASAPIYSLLKREDEKYITETSYANPVFVEDIVRNIAEKLLEDDRITWFEVSSDNMESIHNHSAYALISRDKRKN
- a CDS encoding mechanosensitive ion channel family protein, whose translation is MNIQLISEYATTYGLKIILAIVIFFVGKIAAKWLKRLIGKLTARGNVDQTLSNFLGDLTYILAMIIVIIIALNNLGVKATSLIAVLGAATLAIGLSLQSNLANLGSGILLLFNRPFKVGDYVEAAGIGGTIEKVSLFQTEMVTPDNKKIFIPNSSITSSSITNYGAYDTRRLDLTVEIDYQDDVEKTKQILKELADSDSRVLSEPEPQIELTELGANGIILIFRPWVKSSDYWPLKFSMLAQINEAFKKNGISIPYPQMDVHVKHTEGE
- a CDS encoding twin-arginine translocase TatA/TatE family subunit, translated to MFGLGMTEVILILVLALIVVGPKKLPEVAKALGKGFAEFKKVMNDFKDAVNIDDIDESSSSSSRSKNSDISEVYKNKWQQDILQAEEENSDQKSINNDDKGEKDGTTKKSEESDENVKRESRET
- the tatC gene encoding twin-arginine translocase subunit TatC translates to MAGIEDKIPLTAHLEELRSRIIKIVILLVIIFSFCYWQSEFLLEFVTKPVVKHLPPDSSMAMLKLTEGFFTELKLSLMAAVFFGMPYILYQLWKFVAPGLYAHEKKYVVSFVIVSSLLFFLGAAFAYYIVFPFGFKFFLNYAKGDVIASLSLQWYLSFVVRLILGFGIIFELPVFVLFLSKMGLITADFMKKNRRYAIVILFIAAAIFTPPDVFTQLMMAGPLILLYEISVFVAKIFGRKSDLNEEDIYE
- the moaA gene encoding GTP 3',8-cyclase MoaA produces the protein MSEDLKDKFGRSYKYLRISVTDRCNFKCKYCIPNDNFQYLSHNKILSYEEMLLAVEAFSQLGVNKVRITGGEPLVRKNISFFLKKVKDITGIREVTLTTNGSLLHKFAKDIHEAGINRINVSLDSLREDRYSYITGGFDLKTIINGINIAKEEGIKPIKVNTVVIRGFNDDEIIDFCDFASDNDIVVRFIEFMPIGNSAGWHKDNIITGKEIIDIVSKKYNLEKVQRKALDGPAKNFKLSGGGMIGVITPISQHFCSECDKIRLTADGKIRPCLLSDDEVDVREVIRNGGIEDIKSKIRESLNIKQEEHHLSNRSCRDLYKRTMSKIGG
- the larA gene encoding nickel-dependent lactate racemase — its product is MKYGKETIFFNSDRNIETLDRDFNEPVLTSRDIFYKINSNPHYSEGIDEILQKASSVLIILPDITRKSGACFFLKELIDRIESYGKTFSFIFAVGTHRPLTVDEKREILTDEVYEKYSQHIINHDPDDTESMTYYGKTKHTTPVLLNNAYFDHDTIIPIASVSYHYFAGFGGARKMILPGIASRKSAMNNHKLALDERAKKRHPYACTGNLKQNPVHDDIVEAVMIARAGKNFFAINTILNENGEIVDVEGGDLFISHIKACERLKELTKVEVSDKYDIVICSCGGFPKDINMIQAQKSIDRVKSIVRDGGKIIFFAECKDGYGNETFENFFDYSSTSEMAEKLFDEYRINRQTAFNLRNITEHFDCYLYSRLDYEDCKRMGFRKINDTGKINELLKEGEKRAFVPNASLVYFENG